A region of Streptomyces sp. NBC_01788 DNA encodes the following proteins:
- a CDS encoding pyridoxamine 5'-phosphate oxidase family protein — protein sequence MPAQGSAHQPATELDARYSSALNPRPGAAEVTATEWAEAERLLRSAEIFWVSTVRPDGRLHVTPVIAAWHDGVVYFATGPGEQKARNLSHDGHCALTTGGNSLTEGLDVVVEGTARQVADPALLEEVIAAYETKYGPHITSPEGTFHGIGDAFRKGDAVVFAVAPAMAYGFGRDDGVYSHTRWMF from the coding sequence ATGCCCGCACAGGGATCCGCACATCAGCCCGCGACCGAGCTCGACGCCCGCTACAGTTCCGCGCTCAATCCCCGCCCCGGTGCCGCGGAGGTCACCGCCACCGAATGGGCCGAGGCCGAGCGGCTGCTGAGGTCCGCCGAGATCTTCTGGGTGTCCACGGTGCGGCCCGACGGGCGGCTGCACGTCACGCCCGTGATCGCCGCCTGGCACGACGGAGTGGTGTACTTCGCCACGGGCCCGGGGGAACAGAAGGCGAGGAACCTCTCCCATGACGGGCACTGCGCCCTGACCACCGGGGGCAACTCGCTCACCGAAGGGCTCGACGTCGTGGTCGAGGGCACGGCGCGGCAGGTTGCCGATCCGGCGCTGCTGGAAGAGGTGATCGCGGCGTACGAGACGAAGTACGGGCCGCACATCACCTCACCCGAGGGCACCTTCCACGGGATCGGGGACGCGTTCCGCAAGGGGGACGCGGTGGTGTTCGCGGTGGCCCCGGCCATGGCGTACGGCTTCGGCCGGGACGACGGGGTGTACAGCCACACGCGGTGGATGTTCTGA
- a CDS encoding VOC family protein translates to MNRDDLPAPVEGLVLTHFFTVSDVPRSRAFYADVLGGTVVLEENPCIIKIANGWIILNPGGGPTDDKPDVVLRTPDDPRTASSFLNVRVADIHRFCEAAAAKGAEFLTPPIDRRAELRCYMRDPDGYLIEVGQATGLLKGELARTDI, encoded by the coding sequence ATGAACCGGGACGATCTTCCTGCGCCGGTCGAGGGCCTGGTGCTCACACACTTCTTCACGGTCTCCGACGTGCCGCGTTCCCGGGCGTTCTACGCCGACGTGCTGGGCGGAACGGTCGTACTCGAGGAGAACCCCTGCATCATCAAGATCGCCAACGGCTGGATCATCCTGAACCCCGGCGGCGGCCCCACCGACGACAAGCCCGACGTCGTACTACGCACGCCCGACGACCCTCGTACCGCCTCCAGCTTTCTGAATGTGCGGGTGGCCGACATCCACCGCTTCTGCGAGGCGGCGGCCGCGAAGGGAGCGGAGTTCCTCACCCCGCCCATCGACCGTCGCGCCGAGTTGCGCTGCTACATGCGTGATCCGGACGGCTACCTCATCGAGGTGGGCCAGGCGACGGGACTGCTCAAGGGCGAACTGGCGCGCACCGACATCTGA
- a CDS encoding DUF5996 family protein, which produces MELFPPIPLAEWRDTKETLHRFAQIAGKVRLAASSRRNHWWNVPFHLTGRGITTRPMGQVDGNPIFTLDFDFVAHRLVVSTLDGREISVPLLGQSVASFYGAVMDSLAALGIRMRLDIPRPFDLPDSGRPFAEDTEHAAYDPAQANRYWRVLSQVASVLEEFAAGYSGKVSPVHHFWHTFDIAHTRFSDRRIEQPAHLDPVTREAYSREVISFGFWFGDDAFPAPTFYSYTAPEPAHLAEEPLRPAAAHWVARIDSHLAVLPYDDVRTEPDPRAAVLAFYESAYQAGARCTGWPIAQLACPGGVTDPQLLAHGIRPAFG; this is translated from the coding sequence ATGGAACTGTTCCCGCCGATCCCGCTCGCCGAGTGGCGCGACACCAAGGAGACGCTGCATCGCTTCGCTCAGATAGCGGGGAAGGTCCGTCTCGCCGCAAGCAGCCGGCGCAATCACTGGTGGAACGTCCCGTTCCACCTCACCGGGCGTGGGATCACGACACGTCCGATGGGACAGGTGGACGGCAATCCGATCTTCACGTTGGACTTCGATTTCGTCGCGCATCGGCTGGTCGTCTCGACGCTGGACGGCCGGGAGATCTCCGTCCCGCTCCTCGGACAGTCCGTGGCGTCCTTCTACGGGGCGGTCATGGACTCGCTGGCCGCGCTGGGCATCCGGATGCGGCTCGACATTCCCAGGCCCTTCGACCTGCCCGACTCCGGCCGGCCGTTCGCCGAGGACACCGAGCACGCGGCGTACGACCCCGCGCAGGCCAACCGCTACTGGCGGGTCCTCAGCCAAGTGGCGTCCGTGCTGGAGGAGTTCGCCGCGGGGTACTCGGGGAAGGTGAGCCCGGTGCACCACTTCTGGCACACCTTCGACATCGCGCACACCCGGTTCTCCGACCGCCGCATCGAGCAGCCCGCGCACCTGGACCCGGTCACCCGGGAGGCGTACTCCCGGGAGGTGATCAGCTTCGGCTTCTGGTTCGGCGACGACGCCTTCCCCGCGCCCACGTTCTACTCCTACACCGCTCCCGAGCCGGCGCACCTGGCCGAGGAACCGCTCCGGCCCGCCGCGGCACACTGGGTCGCCCGCATCGACAGCCATCTGGCCGTACTGCCGTACGACGACGTCCGCACCGAGCCCGACCCTCGCGCCGCCGTGCTCGCCTTCTACGAGAGCGCGTACCAGGCGGGCGCCCGATGCACCGGATGGCCGATCGCCCAGCTCGCCTGCCCGGGCGGGGTGACGGACCCGCAACTGCTGGCCCATGGAATCCGGCCGGCGTTCGGCTGA